A single window of Microbacterium croceum DNA harbors:
- a CDS encoding PadR family transcriptional regulator, producing the protein MSTTRLVVLGAVKQFQPVHGYFLRRELMTWHVDEWAHIQPGSIYNALRALEVDGYIAESGTETEGKRPARTTYRITPAGEVELQRMLRENLWNVAAFDTQAIMTVASFMFVLSRQEVIAGLEHRLIKSDAIITQNGFDVQDTLRSETTPKYVREIFDLSTARLTAEKQWLLDLLERLREGEYVFAGETVAEAAAASE; encoded by the coding sequence ATGTCGACCACCCGCCTCGTCGTCCTCGGCGCCGTGAAGCAGTTCCAGCCCGTGCACGGGTACTTCCTCCGCCGCGAGCTGATGACCTGGCACGTCGACGAGTGGGCGCACATCCAGCCCGGGTCCATCTACAACGCCCTGCGTGCCCTGGAGGTCGACGGCTACATCGCTGAGAGCGGCACGGAGACCGAGGGGAAGCGCCCTGCCCGCACCACCTACCGCATCACTCCGGCCGGCGAGGTCGAGCTGCAGCGGATGCTGCGCGAGAACCTCTGGAACGTCGCGGCCTTCGACACGCAGGCCATCATGACGGTCGCGTCGTTCATGTTCGTGCTCAGCCGTCAGGAGGTGATCGCCGGACTGGAGCACCGCCTCATCAAGAGCGACGCGATCATCACGCAGAACGGCTTCGACGTGCAGGACACGCTGCGCTCCGAGACGACACCGAAGTACGTCCGTGAGATCTTCGACCTCTCCACCGCGCGGCTCACGGCCGAGAAGCAGTGGCTGCTCGACCTGCTCGAGCGCCTGCGCGAGGGCGAGTACGTGTTCGCCGGTGAGACGGTCGCGGAGGCCGCCGCAGCGAGCGAGTAG
- a CDS encoding NtaA/DmoA family FMN-dependent monooxygenase (This protein belongs to a clade of FMN-dependent monooxygenases, within a broader family of flavin-dependent oxidoreductases, the luciferase-like monooxygenase (LMM) family, some of whose members use coenzyme F420 rather than FMN.) — translation MTDQNSVKPLRLGLFENAQANDSGTATWRHPDNGRYLFDKLEYWRDTARMVEDAGFDFLFLADAWGWADVAGERPDICSVEGLDLPRLDPAIILAALIPETTRLGLVATGSTLLEPPYSFARRMATLDILSGGRIGWNVVTTGTADTAVQGFGVPMVGHDERYLMADDFMQVVYKLWEQAWEEGALERDKSGRFADPSKVHRIAHDGPYFRSHGYGNTSRSPQGTPVLFQAGASPAGREFGGKHGEAIFVGSGSVEQLRAHSTAIREEAVKNGRAASDVKIMSAFAAIVGSTEEEAQRKYAEVADAQNPDVTVASYAWFTGLDLSAYAPSTPMAELSTELSQTQVARFADKTVGDVLGDWHAHGVGARPIVGTPEQVADRMIELADGADLDGFLFAPVIPPASTVDFIEHVLPILKERGAIVEPPAEPQSLRERLIGTPTPALADTHTGSQYRRTMSRV, via the coding sequence ATGACCGATCAGAACTCCGTCAAGCCCCTGCGTCTCGGCCTCTTCGAGAACGCGCAGGCGAACGACTCCGGCACCGCGACCTGGCGGCACCCCGACAACGGGCGCTACCTGTTCGACAAGCTCGAGTACTGGCGCGACACCGCGCGCATGGTCGAGGACGCCGGTTTCGACTTCCTCTTCCTCGCGGATGCCTGGGGGTGGGCCGACGTCGCAGGCGAACGTCCCGACATCTGCTCGGTCGAGGGTCTCGACCTGCCGCGGCTCGACCCGGCGATCATCCTCGCGGCCCTCATCCCCGAGACCACGCGGCTGGGACTCGTCGCCACCGGATCGACGCTGCTCGAGCCGCCCTACTCCTTCGCCCGTCGGATGGCGACCCTCGACATCCTCTCCGGCGGACGCATCGGCTGGAACGTGGTCACCACCGGCACGGCAGACACCGCGGTGCAGGGCTTCGGGGTGCCCATGGTCGGGCACGACGAGCGCTACCTCATGGCCGACGACTTCATGCAGGTCGTCTACAAGCTGTGGGAGCAGGCCTGGGAGGAGGGGGCGCTGGAGCGGGACAAGTCCGGGCGATTCGCCGACCCGTCCAAGGTGCATCGCATCGCCCATGACGGCCCGTACTTCCGCTCCCACGGGTACGGCAACACCTCGCGCTCGCCGCAGGGCACCCCTGTGCTCTTCCAAGCGGGAGCCTCTCCCGCCGGGCGCGAGTTCGGCGGCAAGCACGGCGAGGCGATCTTCGTGGGCAGCGGCTCGGTGGAGCAGCTGCGTGCGCACTCGACCGCGATCCGTGAAGAGGCCGTGAAGAACGGCCGTGCAGCGAGCGACGTCAAGATCATGTCGGCGTTCGCCGCGATCGTCGGCAGCACGGAGGAGGAGGCACAGCGCAAGTACGCCGAGGTCGCCGACGCGCAGAACCCCGACGTCACGGTCGCCTCGTACGCGTGGTTCACCGGCCTCGACCTCTCGGCCTACGCGCCCAGCACGCCGATGGCCGAGCTGAGCACCGAGCTGTCGCAGACGCAGGTCGCGCGCTTCGCCGACAAGACGGTCGGCGACGTGCTCGGCGACTGGCATGCGCACGGCGTCGGCGCCCGGCCGATCGTCGGCACCCCAGAGCAGGTGGCGGACCGGATGATCGAGCTCGCCGATGGCGCCGACCTCGACGGCTTCCTGTTCGCCCCCGTCATCCCGCCGGCATCGACCGTCGACTTCATCGAGCACGTGCTGCCGATCCTCAAGGAACGCGGGGCGATCGTCGAGCCACCGGCCGAGCCGCAGAGCCTGCGCGAGCGCCTGATCGGCACGCCGACGCCGGCGCTGGCCGACACGCACACGGGCTCGCAGTACCGGCGGACGATGTCTCGTGTCTGA
- a CDS encoding ABC transporter substrate-binding protein → MATSSAETRFRITATLTCVLAATLTLGACSAQPAGSDTAPTDAASDTCQRNKDAGKITYISGYGYSASAGQLDVFLAEELGYFDELCLDVEINASGANGQQLVASGQAQFTALGSASDVMLAAANSKNLTAVATYGTTPPFSIFGNEKLKSLKDLEGGSLGYFINLTPIASAMLDEAGVDVSKVEMVKMTNYDPTVVVRGQVDAIVGYASNQPQSLKAQDLPFSEFLPADLGVEGTYNVMEVNSRFLAEHREVAADFMRASLKALQYCLDESDACIDTLAQLAEDNNQGAAFPRDQLARTWEVESAWVRESAGGNPGVQTAAMWKPEYALVEKYGDVKDLPAIEDMMDADLVADLYDGDALIWPAK, encoded by the coding sequence ATGGCTACTTCCTCTGCGGAAACCCGATTCCGCATCACCGCCACCCTGACGTGCGTTCTCGCCGCCACGCTGACGCTCGGAGCCTGCTCCGCGCAACCAGCCGGCAGCGATACCGCCCCCACGGATGCCGCATCCGACACCTGCCAGCGCAACAAGGATGCCGGCAAGATCACCTACATCTCCGGCTACGGCTACTCCGCCAGCGCCGGACAGCTCGACGTGTTCCTCGCCGAGGAACTGGGCTACTTCGACGAGCTCTGCCTCGACGTCGAGATCAACGCCTCCGGTGCCAACGGACAGCAGCTCGTGGCCTCTGGCCAGGCGCAGTTCACCGCACTCGGCTCGGCATCCGATGTGATGCTCGCGGCGGCGAACAGCAAGAACCTCACCGCGGTCGCCACCTACGGCACCACCCCGCCGTTCTCGATCTTCGGCAACGAGAAGCTGAAGAGCCTGAAGGACCTCGAGGGCGGATCTCTGGGGTACTTCATCAACCTCACCCCGATCGCCTCCGCCATGCTCGACGAGGCCGGCGTCGACGTCTCGAAGGTCGAGATGGTGAAGATGACCAACTACGACCCGACCGTGGTCGTGCGTGGTCAGGTCGACGCGATCGTCGGCTACGCCTCCAACCAGCCGCAGTCGCTCAAGGCACAGGATCTGCCCTTCAGCGAGTTCCTCCCCGCCGACCTCGGCGTCGAGGGCACGTACAACGTGATGGAGGTCAACTCGCGCTTCCTCGCCGAGCACCGCGAGGTCGCCGCCGACTTCATGCGGGCGAGCCTCAAGGCGCTGCAGTACTGCCTGGACGAGTCGGATGCCTGCATCGACACGCTCGCGCAGCTCGCGGAGGACAACAACCAGGGTGCGGCCTTCCCGCGCGACCAGCTCGCCCGCACGTGGGAGGTGGAGTCCGCCTGGGTCCGTGAGAGCGCCGGCGGCAACCCCGGAGTGCAGACTGCGGCGATGTGGAAGCCCGAGTACGCGCTCGTCGAGAAGTACGGTGACGTCAAGGACCTCCCCGCGATCGAGGACATGATGGATGCCGACCTGGTCGCCGACCTCTACGACGGCGACGCGCTGATCTGGCCGGCGAAGTGA
- a CDS encoding helix-turn-helix domain-containing protein encodes MHPSTSSGTPVDSEEADALTIGRRIRQLRTARGMTLEELASAVDRAPSQMSMIETGKREPKLTQLQAIARALGTAIDALMEGEPLDERSAAEIALERAMKGQTFQALGIEPFRIGKSLPTDALKALLALHGEIDRLKDERAATPEEARRANVELRHLMRRQDNHFADLEAKASEILAAVGHSGGPLTQRAASEIAAYLGFTLHYAPDLPQTTRSVADLANGRLYLSSQVQAKGDARTAVLQALSSRMLGHSEPRSYAEFLRQRVETNYLTGALLIPEAHVVPALTEAKARRAISIEDLRDAYSVSYETAAHRFTNLATRHLDIPVHFLKVHESGTITKAYENDDVNFPTDRLGAIEGQMCCRKWTSRVVFDEDDRFNPYYQYTDTGNGTYWCTARVEASSEGLHSLSVGVRFDDTKWFVGRDTANRGVSKHSVEVCCRRAPAELEERWRENSWPNVKTPRTLLATLPTGAFPGVDTTDVYEFLEAHAPR; translated from the coding sequence ATGCACCCTTCGACCAGCTCAGGGACCCCGGTGGACTCGGAAGAGGCCGACGCCCTCACGATCGGCCGCCGCATCCGGCAGCTCCGGACCGCCCGAGGGATGACGCTCGAGGAGCTCGCCTCCGCGGTCGATCGCGCGCCGAGCCAGATGTCGATGATCGAGACCGGAAAGCGCGAGCCCAAGCTCACCCAGTTGCAGGCGATCGCCCGTGCGCTGGGGACGGCGATCGACGCGCTGATGGAGGGGGAGCCGCTCGACGAGCGCAGCGCCGCGGAGATCGCGCTCGAACGCGCGATGAAGGGGCAGACCTTCCAGGCGCTCGGCATCGAGCCGTTCCGTATCGGCAAGAGTCTGCCGACGGATGCGCTGAAGGCGCTGCTCGCGCTGCACGGCGAGATCGACCGCCTCAAGGATGAGCGGGCGGCTACTCCGGAGGAGGCGCGGCGTGCGAACGTCGAGCTGCGTCATCTGATGCGCCGTCAGGACAACCACTTCGCTGATCTCGAGGCCAAGGCTTCTGAGATCCTCGCGGCGGTCGGGCACTCGGGTGGACCGTTGACCCAGCGCGCGGCATCCGAGATCGCCGCCTACCTCGGATTCACCCTGCACTACGCCCCCGATCTGCCGCAGACCACGCGCAGCGTCGCCGACCTGGCGAACGGGCGGCTCTACCTGTCGAGCCAGGTCCAGGCCAAGGGGGATGCGCGCACCGCGGTGCTGCAGGCGCTGTCGAGCCGCATGCTCGGCCATTCCGAACCCCGCAGCTACGCGGAGTTCCTGCGCCAGCGCGTCGAGACCAACTACCTCACCGGTGCGCTGCTGATCCCCGAGGCGCATGTCGTCCCCGCGTTGACGGAGGCCAAGGCACGGCGCGCGATCTCGATCGAGGACCTGCGCGACGCCTACTCCGTGTCGTACGAGACCGCGGCGCATCGGTTCACCAATCTCGCCACCAGGCATCTCGACATCCCGGTGCACTTCCTGAAGGTGCACGAGTCGGGCACGATCACGAAGGCCTACGAGAACGATGACGTGAACTTCCCCACCGACCGCCTCGGCGCGATCGAGGGGCAGATGTGCTGTCGCAAGTGGACCAGTCGCGTCGTGTTCGACGAGGACGACCGCTTCAACCCGTACTACCAGTACACCGACACCGGCAACGGCACCTACTGGTGCACCGCCCGCGTGGAGGCGTCGAGCGAGGGGCTGCACTCGCTGAGCGTGGGGGTGCGCTTCGACGATACGAAGTGGTTCGTGGGTCGCGACACCGCCAATCGCGGCGTCTCGAAGCACTCGGTCGAGGTGTGCTGCCGCCGCGCGCCCGCCGAGCTCGAGGAACGCTGGCGCGAGAACTCCTGGCCCAACGTGAAGACCCCGCGCACGCTGCTCGCGACCCTGCCGACCGGTGCGTTCCCCGGCGTCGACACGACCGATGTGTACGAGTTCCTCGAGGCGCACGCCCCGCGCTGA
- a CDS encoding ABC transporter permease, translating into MSEMTIRDTTATLATARLRAGARRGGIPPWLRWGSWGPTLITFVIAATLWQVVAWTNPYVLPTLEAIGGSLIDDAGMYWSNFLVTLLEVVVGASAGILAGFVLAVVMAEFQIIERAVMPLVIIVMVTPIVAIAPALVVAFGFGMVPKFIVTGLVVFFPMLVNSLAGLRDVDQRALDVFKTLHASRWEIFRELRFPGSMPYVFAGLRIALPLAVVGAAVAEFVAAGQQAGLGSLVTTSAAQANLPVTWASIALLCLLGVLLIILLAIVRKRVLWWSDGEVTAKG; encoded by the coding sequence ATGTCTGAGATGACGATCCGTGACACGACCGCGACGCTCGCCACCGCGCGGCTGCGTGCAGGTGCACGACGCGGCGGGATCCCGCCGTGGCTGCGCTGGGGCTCCTGGGGTCCCACCCTGATCACCTTCGTGATCGCCGCGACACTGTGGCAGGTGGTGGCCTGGACCAACCCGTACGTGCTCCCGACGCTGGAGGCGATCGGCGGCAGCCTCATCGACGACGCCGGCATGTACTGGTCGAACTTCCTGGTCACGCTGCTGGAGGTCGTGGTCGGCGCCTCCGCCGGCATCCTCGCGGGCTTCGTGCTCGCGGTGGTGATGGCGGAGTTCCAGATCATCGAGCGCGCGGTGATGCCGCTGGTCATCATCGTGATGGTGACGCCGATCGTGGCGATCGCTCCTGCGCTGGTCGTGGCGTTCGGCTTCGGCATGGTGCCGAAGTTCATCGTCACCGGTCTCGTGGTGTTCTTCCCGATGCTCGTGAACTCCCTGGCCGGGCTCCGCGACGTCGACCAGCGCGCACTCGACGTCTTCAAGACGCTGCACGCCTCGCGCTGGGAGATCTTCCGCGAGCTGCGCTTCCCCGGCAGCATGCCGTATGTCTTCGCCGGTCTGCGCATCGCGCTGCCGCTGGCGGTCGTCGGCGCCGCGGTTGCGGAGTTCGTCGCCGCCGGGCAGCAGGCCGGTCTCGGCTCGCTCGTGACGACGTCGGCCGCCCAGGCCAACCTGCCCGTCACCTGGGCCAGCATCGCCCTGCTCTGCCTGCTCGGCGTGCTCCTCATCATCCTCCTCGCGATCGTGCGCAAGCGCGTGCTGTGGTGGAGCGACGGCGAGGTCACGGCGAAGGGCTGA
- the aceB gene encoding malate synthase A: protein MSTPTVTAPIQTTQPGPAIDVTGPLRDRYDEILTPEAIAFLTELHHRFASRRHDRLADRMRRRFEIGNGHDPRFREDTAHIRQDAEWRVAGAGPGLEDRRVEITGPTDPKMTINALNSGARVWLADQEDATSPTWKNVIEGQLSLRDAIRGELSFTSPEGKEYRVTAERTPTIVMRPRGWHLPEKHISFVDRAGRRTSASGSLVDFGLYFLHNAQALIADGRGPYFYIAKIESSEEAKLWDDVFSFSEEYIGIPHGTIRATVLIETLPAAFEMDEILFELRDHCAGLNAGRWDYIFSIIKNYRGRGARFVLPDRSEVTMTVPFMRAYTELLVQTCHKRGAFAIGGMSASIPNRRDPEATARAIEKVAADKKREAGDGFDGTWVAHPDLIPTALAEFDAVLGDRPNQVDRQRDDVHVEAADLLDLHIGRPITAQGVRDNVSVAIRYIEAWLRGLGAVAIDNLMEDAATAEISRSQVWQWIHQDRSTQDGTAITVEYVEELITQVLARATRSAGDRFDDAADVFREVALQEEFPTFLTLGAYSRHLIEND from the coding sequence ATGAGCACTCCCACCGTCACCGCGCCGATCCAGACGACCCAGCCGGGTCCGGCGATCGACGTCACCGGACCGCTCCGCGACCGCTACGACGAGATCCTCACTCCCGAGGCGATCGCCTTCCTCACCGAGCTGCACCACCGGTTCGCCTCGCGCCGCCATGACCGGTTGGCCGATCGCATGCGCCGCCGCTTCGAGATCGGCAACGGGCACGACCCGCGATTCCGCGAGGACACCGCGCACATCCGCCAGGATGCCGAGTGGCGCGTCGCCGGCGCCGGACCCGGGCTCGAGGACCGCCGCGTCGAGATCACCGGTCCCACCGACCCCAAGATGACGATCAACGCGCTGAACTCCGGCGCCCGCGTCTGGCTCGCCGACCAGGAGGATGCCACGAGCCCGACCTGGAAGAACGTGATCGAAGGCCAGCTGTCGCTGCGCGACGCGATCCGCGGAGAGCTGTCGTTCACGTCACCGGAGGGCAAGGAGTACCGCGTCACCGCAGAGCGCACGCCCACGATCGTGATGCGCCCCCGCGGGTGGCACCTGCCTGAGAAGCACATCTCCTTCGTCGACAGGGCAGGGCGCCGCACCTCGGCGTCCGGGTCGCTGGTCGACTTCGGGCTCTACTTCCTGCACAACGCGCAGGCCCTGATCGCCGACGGCCGCGGACCCTACTTCTACATCGCCAAGATCGAGTCGAGCGAGGAGGCGAAGCTGTGGGATGACGTCTTCTCGTTCAGCGAGGAGTACATCGGGATCCCGCACGGCACCATCCGGGCGACCGTGCTGATCGAGACGCTCCCCGCCGCGTTCGAGATGGACGAGATCCTGTTCGAGCTGCGCGACCACTGCGCCGGCCTCAACGCCGGCCGCTGGGACTACATCTTCTCGATCATCAAGAACTACCGCGGTCGCGGTGCGCGCTTCGTGCTCCCCGACCGCAGCGAAGTCACCATGACGGTGCCGTTCATGCGGGCGTACACCGAGCTGCTCGTGCAGACCTGCCACAAGCGGGGCGCCTTCGCGATCGGCGGCATGAGCGCATCCATCCCCAACCGCCGCGACCCCGAGGCGACGGCACGGGCGATCGAGAAGGTCGCGGCCGACAAGAAGCGCGAGGCCGGAGACGGCTTCGACGGCACCTGGGTCGCCCACCCCGACCTGATCCCGACCGCGCTGGCGGAGTTCGACGCCGTGCTCGGCGACCGTCCGAACCAGGTCGACCGCCAGCGGGACGACGTGCACGTGGAGGCGGCGGATCTGCTCGACCTGCACATCGGTCGTCCGATCACCGCCCAGGGCGTGCGCGACAACGTGTCGGTCGCGATCCGCTACATCGAGGCCTGGCTGCGCGGGCTCGGCGCCGTGGCGATCGACAACCTCATGGAGGATGCCGCGACCGCCGAGATCAGCCGCTCGCAGGTGTGGCAGTGGATCCACCAGGACCGCAGCACACAGGACGGGACGGCGATCACGGTGGAGTACGTCGAGGAGCTGATCACGCAGGTGCTCGCCCGGGCGACGCGCAGCGCGGGCGACCGCTTCGACGATGCCGCTGACGTCTTCCGGGAAGTCGCGCTGCAGGAGGAGTTCCCCACCTTCCTCACCCTGGGCGCCTACTCGCGCCACCTCATCGAGAACGACTGA
- a CDS encoding ABC transporter ATP-binding protein, translated as MSAAQGAGVEVRNVTKTFGVDGTRVTVLDDVSLTIGMGEFVSVIGPSGCGKSTLLKVVAGLIDADSGSVTIDGESVAAASRDKKIGLVPQSPALLPWKTVQENVELPVRLNRKANGGRALRDPQELLSTFGLGKAMKKYPGQLSGGMQQRAAIARAFVFDPAIMLMDEPFSALDEMNRDLQRIALLEFWQSNRKAVMFVTHSVPEAIMLSDRIVVMAAHPGRIAAVIDVNLPRPRTEEAYATDEFRELEAVVRTTLRAQTEKAHV; from the coding sequence ATGTCGGCCGCACAGGGCGCCGGCGTCGAGGTCCGGAACGTCACGAAGACCTTCGGCGTCGACGGGACGCGGGTGACCGTGCTCGACGATGTGAGTCTGACGATCGGCATGGGCGAGTTCGTGTCGGTGATCGGTCCCAGTGGATGCGGAAAGTCGACGCTGCTCAAGGTCGTCGCGGGTCTCATCGATGCCGATTCCGGCAGCGTGACGATCGACGGCGAGAGCGTGGCTGCGGCGTCGAGGGACAAGAAGATCGGCCTGGTCCCGCAGTCTCCTGCGCTCCTGCCGTGGAAGACCGTGCAGGAGAACGTCGAGCTGCCCGTCCGGCTGAACCGCAAGGCGAACGGGGGCCGCGCGCTGCGCGACCCCCAGGAACTGCTCTCGACGTTCGGTCTCGGTAAGGCGATGAAGAAGTACCCGGGGCAGCTGTCCGGCGGCATGCAGCAGCGTGCAGCGATCGCCAGGGCGTTCGTGTTCGACCCGGCGATCATGCTGATGGACGAGCCGTTCTCGGCGCTCGACGAGATGAACCGCGACCTGCAGCGGATCGCGCTGCTGGAGTTCTGGCAGTCGAATCGCAAGGCGGTCATGTTCGTCACCCACTCGGTGCCCGAGGCGATCATGCTCTCGGACCGCATCGTCGTGATGGCAGCCCACCCCGGGCGCATCGCCGCGGTGATCGATGTGAACCTGCCGCGGCCGCGCACCGAAGAGGCGTACGCGACCGACGAGTTCCGCGAACTGGAAGCAGTCGTGCGCACCACCCTGCGCGCGCAGACGGAGAAGGCCCATGTCTGA
- a CDS encoding AraC family transcriptional regulator — translation MTAITAGETAAWMRRLSGGLSREDTEDHRDQHPPDWYTSAVIRLDGPIGMQQLSNFGTMKAADPLAFEAALLRRSIGATMLFSTLETPHTVTYDRGAPQDEDIIIVGMSNLGGQRLHTAHGVHDLRVGRMGFMSSVGSSAAEHLGLSETTGVVVPLTAIPGYRHTLSDGAGLFPDTPLTRAAGAAMGRMLYEWVRDADQDAGALTGTESALVALVRGLFRQLPGDGETDRVSRVRAEAAQIIERRHRDAGFGIDELAAELHMSRRQLFRFFAGADESLSAQLLRRRLATAREELLVVPAQELAVVASKAGFVDAAALRAQFSRHVGGSPSAFRLAARSRPVQLAEAMLLTDEQTSPPQ, via the coding sequence GTGACGGCGATCACCGCCGGTGAGACCGCTGCCTGGATGCGGCGCCTGTCCGGCGGCCTCTCGCGTGAGGACACGGAGGACCATCGTGACCAGCACCCGCCGGACTGGTACACCTCCGCGGTCATCCGACTCGACGGTCCGATCGGCATGCAGCAGCTGTCGAACTTCGGAACCATGAAGGCCGCCGACCCTCTCGCCTTTGAGGCGGCGCTGCTGCGTCGCTCCATCGGCGCGACGATGCTGTTCAGCACACTCGAGACGCCGCATACCGTCACCTACGATCGCGGCGCTCCGCAGGATGAGGACATCATCATCGTCGGGATGTCGAACCTCGGCGGGCAGCGGCTGCACACCGCGCACGGCGTCCACGACCTGCGCGTCGGCCGGATGGGGTTCATGTCGAGCGTGGGCTCCTCCGCTGCCGAGCACCTCGGTCTGAGTGAGACGACCGGGGTGGTGGTCCCGCTCACGGCGATCCCCGGATACCGCCATACGCTGTCGGACGGCGCCGGGCTGTTCCCCGACACGCCGCTCACGCGGGCGGCGGGGGCGGCGATGGGCCGGATGCTCTACGAGTGGGTGCGGGATGCCGATCAGGACGCGGGTGCGCTCACGGGCACGGAGTCGGCGCTGGTCGCTCTTGTGCGAGGGCTGTTCCGCCAGCTCCCCGGCGACGGCGAGACCGACCGGGTCAGCCGGGTCAGAGCGGAGGCTGCGCAGATCATCGAACGCCGGCACCGCGACGCCGGGTTCGGGATCGACGAGCTCGCCGCAGAGCTGCACATGAGCCGTCGCCAGTTGTTCCGCTTCTTCGCGGGCGCCGATGAGAGCCTCTCGGCGCAGTTGCTGCGTCGCCGCCTCGCGACCGCGCGGGAGGAGCTGCTCGTGGTTCCCGCGCAGGAGCTCGCGGTGGTGGCGAGCAAGGCGGGGTTCGTCGATGCGGCGGCTCTGCGCGCGCAGTTCTCGCGGCACGTGGGCGGGAGCCCCAGCGCCTTCCGCCTCGCCGCCCGCTCACGGCCGGTGCAACTCGCCGAAGCGATGCTGTTGACGGATGAGCAGACGAGTCCTCCGCAGTGA
- a CDS encoding isocitrate lyase, whose product MTQYQDDIDAIRALKEEHGSPWNAIDPESAARMRAQNRFRTGLEIAQYTADIMRRDMDEYDADSSVYTQSLGVWHGFIGQQKLISIKKHLKSTNKRYLYLSGWMVAAMRSEFGPLPDQSMHEKTAVPALIEELYTFLRQADARELDLLFTQLDAARAAGDETAAEFIQSQIDGYETHVVPIIADIDAGFGNPEATYLLAKKMIEAGACAIQIENQVSDEKQCGHQDGKVTVPHEDFLAKINAVRYAFLELGIDNGIIVARTDSLGAGLTQKLAVSQEPGDLGDQYNSFLDVEEISEAGLSDGDVVLKREGKLLRPKRLASNLYQFRTGTGEERVVLDCITSLRNGADLLWIETEKPHVEQIAGMVDAIRAEIPNAKLVYNNSPSFNWTLSFRQQAYDLLAEQGGDVSAYDRSALMNVEYDDTELARLADEKIRSFQRDGSARAGIFHHLITLPTYHTAALSTDDLAKGYFGDEGMLAYVKGVQRREIRGGIATVKHQNMAGSDLGDNHKEYFAGDAALKAGGQHNTMNQFS is encoded by the coding sequence ATGACTCAGTACCAGGACGACATCGACGCCATCCGGGCGCTGAAGGAGGAGCACGGCTCCCCCTGGAACGCCATCGACCCGGAGTCGGCCGCACGGATGCGCGCGCAGAACAGGTTCCGCACGGGACTCGAGATCGCGCAGTACACCGCCGACATCATGCGCCGCGACATGGACGAGTACGACGCGGACTCCTCCGTCTACACGCAGTCACTCGGCGTGTGGCACGGGTTCATCGGGCAGCAGAAGCTCATCTCGATCAAGAAGCACCTGAAGTCCACGAACAAGCGCTACCTCTACCTCTCCGGGTGGATGGTCGCCGCGATGCGTTCTGAGTTCGGGCCGCTCCCCGACCAGTCGATGCACGAGAAGACCGCAGTGCCCGCTCTGATCGAGGAGCTGTACACGTTCCTCCGCCAGGCCGATGCCCGTGAGCTGGACCTGCTCTTCACCCAGCTCGACGCCGCGCGAGCCGCCGGCGACGAGACGGCGGCGGAATTCATCCAGTCGCAGATCGACGGCTACGAGACCCACGTCGTCCCGATCATCGCCGACATCGACGCCGGATTCGGCAACCCGGAGGCGACCTACCTGCTCGCGAAGAAGATGATCGAGGCAGGGGCGTGCGCCATCCAGATCGAGAATCAGGTCTCGGACGAGAAGCAGTGCGGCCACCAGGACGGCAAGGTCACCGTTCCCCACGAGGACTTCCTCGCGAAGATCAACGCGGTCCGCTACGCGTTCCTGGAACTCGGCATCGACAACGGCATCATCGTCGCCCGCACCGACTCGCTCGGTGCGGGGCTGACCCAGAAGCTCGCCGTCTCGCAGGAGCCAGGAGACCTCGGCGATCAGTACAACTCCTTCCTCGATGTCGAGGAGATCTCGGAAGCCGGTCTGAGCGACGGCGACGTGGTCCTCAAGCGCGAGGGGAAGCTGCTGCGCCCGAAGCGTCTCGCGAGCAACCTGTACCAGTTCCGCACCGGCACCGGCGAGGAGCGCGTCGTGCTCGACTGCATCACCTCGCTCCGCAACGGCGCCGACCTGCTGTGGATCGAGACGGAGAAGCCGCACGTCGAGCAGATCGCGGGCATGGTCGACGCGATCCGTGCGGAGATCCCGAACGCGAAGCTGGTCTACAACAACAGCCCGTCGTTCAACTGGACGCTGAGCTTCCGTCAACAGGCCTATGACCTGCTCGCAGAGCAGGGCGGCGACGTGTCGGCGTACGACCGCAGCGCTCTCATGAACGTCGAGTACGACGACACCGAGCTCGCACGGCTGGCCGACGAGAAGATCCGCTCGTTCCAGCGCGACGGCTCCGCCCGCGCGGGGATCTTCCACCACCTCATCACCCTTCCGACGTACCACACGGCTGCGCTGTCGACGGATGACCTCGCGAAGGGCTACTTCGGCGACGAGGGGATGCTCGCCTACGTCAAGGGCGTCCAGCGCCGCGAGATCCGCGGAGGCATCGCGACGGTCAAGCACCAGAACATGGCGGGCTCCGATCTCGGCGACAACCACAAGGAGTACTTCGCCGGCGACGCCGCACTCAAGGCCGGCGGTCAGCACAACACGATGAACCAGTTCAGCTGA